The DNA segment TAAATTCGTTATTTCTAGACCACTTTCTTCCTGTGTTTCTCGTCGTGCTGCTTGTTCTACACTTTCATCTTTATCAATGACACCGGCTACTATTTCGATTAACCAAGGGCTTTTGGCTTTATTAACAATTCCTACTCGGAATTGTTCGATTAAAACCAGTTGATCATTCTGCGCATCAAACAATAGAACCCCCACTGCCTCACCTCTTTCAAAGACTTCCCGTAGTCGTGGCTGACTCCATTCCCCATTATATAGACGAAATTGGACTTTCAATTGTTTTATCTGAAAATGTCCTTGATAAACTATTTGCTGCTGCAAAATTTTGACATCTGAACCGTCGAAATGGGAATTCATAGGCCTATATCTCAATTATGAAATCTGGCATAATAGCAAGCATCTATCTAGAAAAATCTACGTTTTTGTTCTTTTAGTATAAAAAAAATAATGATACAACTCGACCTTTTTATCCCTAAATCGGCTAGACGGCTATCCATATGCTCTAAATTAGTGCTAGGTATTTATTTACCTTTTGCATCCTTCACGCCTGTTTTTGCTGCTGATTTAATCGATATTTATAAAGCAGCTTTAAATAGTGATCCTATCTATCAGGCTGCGGTATCCACCCGATTATCCCAACGCGAAGCGATACCTCAAAGTGTAGCTGTACTTTTACCTAATATCTCAGCCCAAGCGAATGTTTCAAATAATTATCAAAACATTAGTCAGCTTCCTACTACCGGACAACCGAATGGAATAAGCAACTTCCAGTCTCAGGGATATAATATTTCCTTTAGACAACCTCTAATTAATGTCAATGATTGGTTAGCGGTTAAGCAAGCTAATAATACTGGGAAACAAGCTGATCTAACATTAGCAGCAGCTGCACAAGATTTAATTTTTCGCGTAGCGACTGCTTATTTTAATGTTTTATCCGCTCAAGACACTCTTCGATTCGCTAAAGCAGAAAAAAACGCTGATAGTAAACAATTGAATCAAGCTCAGAAACGCGTCCAAGTAGGTTTAGATGCCTTGACTAGTGTTTACGAAGCAAAAGCAGCGTACGATAAATCACTCGCTACAGAAATAAGTGCAGAAAATACTTTACGCAATAATCAAGAGGCATTGCGCCAATTAACCGGACAGACTTATTCCTCCATAAAAGCCTTTACAAAAAACATACCTTTGCAAAACCCGCAACCCAACAATATCGAACAGTGGATTGATGCAGCCACCCAGAATAATTTGAAGCTAATGGCTGCGCGCTATGGTGTAGAAGTCGCTCGACAGAAAATAAAGATGCAAGCTTCTGGACATCTACCTAGCTTAAGCTTAATAGGTAATTATGGAAAAACCGATACTTTTAATAATGTTCCTAATTCACTTAATAATAATGGCGGAACTTTAGGCTTAGAATTAGATGTTCCACTCTTTGCCGGCGGTGCAGTCTCTTCTAAAACCCGTCAAGCTCAATATGATTTTCAAACGGTTAGTGCTAATTTAGATAATACTTATCGACTACTGATCGTTAATACCCGACAAAAATATAATGATGTTCTTGCCGATATCAGCAAAATCAAAGCTGAGCAGCAAGCCATCAAATCTGCTCAACTTTCGTTAGATAGTACCGAAGAGAGCTATAAAGCAGGAACACGAACTGTCGTTGATATCCTGATTGCACAACAAAATCTGTATGATGTAAAACGTACTGCGGCTAATGATCAATATAATTATCTGTTAGATACACTTTTACTAAAACAAGCCGCAGGTAGTTTAAAACCAGATGATTTAATGCTGATTAATAAATTTCTTGCTTAATTACATCATTCGATAATTTACTCAAAGAGCTCTTGCATGACCATTAAAAACGTGATTATTATCATTAACCATATAGGGGCTTATTAACGTTTCTATTTCTTCTATCTTGCTCATCGATTCTGTTTTTCCTCTCTTAAAAAAACTATGCTCGCCTAATGTCGTTAAAAATCTATGTTTGCCTAACGTTGTTCTTTTTTCATTTTCCAGTGTAATATTGTTATTAGAATCAGTCTGATTGTTTTGTTTTAATTTTTCCATATAAGCTTTCAAAATAACTACTTTTTCTTGCGCTGAGTCTGAATTAACGATGCTGAGTCTACCTATTTCATCTTTGCATATATTAATAGCTTTTTGTATTGCAACTGCTTTAGGTAGTGTTCGAGCAGATCCAGATTCATTTAATTCACTTACATTGTCAGCTAAATGTTCATGCACATGTTTAATATCAAATTGGTGCCACTCTTGTTTTATCGCTTCTAAAAGTCCTAAGGAAGACGTTTCAGTGCTTGTACAACGATTTAACTGACTAAATAAACAATTTAAAATTCCGAGAATAGTTGCAGGAATAATAAAGATAATTTTTCCTATCCAATTAAAAATTCCGCCGTGATCATGATCGTGATGATCAGCTTGTTTATTACTAAAAAGCTGACTTACATCTGTCATCAATTCACTTAATGCTGAAATACCAACCATTAGCAAACAAGGAAGATTAAAAAATCTGTCCGATGCGACGCCAGTAAAGAACACATGAGTACCAAAAATAAGTAATTTAAAAATACTAAGTACTATTTTTAAAGGAATGCGTAATAAATGTAACAAATGCTGCAAATAATTTTCATTTGGCATTTGAGTTACTAATTGAGTTACTAAATTTTTATAAGATTTTATAAATGGTTTAAACAAATTATTAATCGATCCTTCAGCCAGTAAACCGACTGTTTGAAAAGAATTTTTCAAAATAAACAATAACTCACTTGACATGAAGGAAAGCGTTGCAATCGTACAGAGGGTGACATTAACATATTGTTTTAATTGAATAAAAGCTGTAAATCCAGTTGCACCTGCAACGATTAAACCACAAGCTAACGCCATAAAACTCAATACCATTCGCACCGCATAGGTACAAAATGTTTCTTGTTCTTTTAATTTAAACCAATTTATTAATTTATTAAAAAATTGTGCAAATGATTTTCCAATCACAAGGCAAATATATTTTAAAATATTTGGTCGTCCATTATATGTTTGTTCTATTTCTTTATTAAGCTCTCTCCACCAAGTGGATAAAGTCTCATTTAAAATCAAATCTGTTGAAGTATTATAAATTAAAATAGCATAAGAAATAGCTGCTAAAATAGCTAATGGCCAGATGACCACAGATGCGATCGTTGTAGACAACCCTAAAGCGATTAAGACTGCCGGGAAAGTGTAGAAAGTAATAACTCCTAAACATAACCCTACACCAAGACTAAACAACATTCCAAAGCGCAAAGGCCATAATTTTATGACCTTTTTAGATACTTCTTCCTTAAGTTCGTTAATAAAATCTTCGCTTAAATTTTCTGCGTTATTTAACAATTCACAGCTTTTTGGTTCAACGACCGATTTGATTAGCAGTTTTTTTAAAAGCTTTAATCGAGCTTTTACCTCTTTGGTTTCAGATTTCTTTTTATGACACAACTTAACTTGTTTAATAAAGTGTTGATTAGCAACATAGCTAGCTACAAAAAAGCTTGTTTTTAAAAAAACTAGTTTCTTGAGGTTTTTTTCTAAATTTAAGAATCGGAGTTCATCTTCAGGTTCAACATAGCTTGGAGTGCCGTCTCTTCTAAGTTTAAAATTAGAAAAATATTCTTTTATTTCTTGCTGATTTTTAGCATCAATTGAATGTTCTTCAATTTTTTGCTGATTTTCGACATCAATTGAAGGATTTTCTTTTTTGTGAAATTTCTTATACTTACTTAGAAGAGTATTTTTATCATAATCAATTTCCTGAAAAATATCTTCATCATTAACAATTTTCTTTAGTTTATATTTTTTGTTAATATCAACAAAAAAATCATATAAATTATTTTTAATTTCTTTTTCATATTGTTCTATAAGAACCAAATCATCTTCAAATTTCTCAATAATTAAATATTGCCACAGCGTTTTTTCACTTAATAAGCTAAATCTACTAAATCCTTCGATAATATTCTTTCTGTAGATTTCACCTTCTACAATAGTTGCGCCGCATGCTGCATATCTTGCATATCCCACATAAGGGGTAGGAGCAAGATCTGCAATTTGCCTAGCGCTGGTTAATCCATCAGCAGCAACTTGAGCACCTGCTAACAGCCAACCAATCGCTGTCTTTATTGCTTTTCTTTTTTTCATAACGCACTCTCACTTCAATGGGGTATAAATTAATTTTTTATACAGTATAAATTACTTAGCTTAAGAATCCATTAAATGATATTAAGAATCATTCCTATTTGAAGGCGAGATAATAACCAAGAAAGGTTGAATCATCAAGAGAATTTTTTGTAGTGGGCATTAATGACAAATATTTCTCATGCAATGCGATGGTTGAGCTACATAAGTTTTGTAAGCTGGAATCATTATGAATGATATCGTCTGTTCGTTTAATACTTTCTGTAGCTGATATTTGTGCAGCCAAAATGGCATTAATTTGGTTTTTTTTTAATAAATCACGTTCATGTGCGCGTTGAATTTGCAACTCTCGTGAGGTGGTGACCAATAAAATACGATTTAATTTAATATAATCATTAGTAGAGGGTTTTTCCTTGAGTAATATAGAAGTTCTTTCTTCTAACAATAACGGTATCACTAGTAAACAATAGATGCCTGTAGCTTTTTTTAGGGCTATTTGTATTGCTCGATATATTAATGGATGTAATAAGCATTCTAACCATTCTCGATCTTTGGGATG comes from the Rickettsiella endosymbiont of Rhagonycha lignosa genome and includes:
- the coaE gene encoding dephospho-CoA kinase (Dephospho-CoA kinase (CoaE) performs the final step in coenzyme A biosynthesis.), producing MFTVALTGGIASGKSTVAHYFAELGVSIIDADQIGRELIDNSSEIRDQLIARFGASILKKNATIDRDKLRAIIFDHPKDREWLECLLHPLIYRAIQIALKKATGIYCLLVIPLLLEERTSILLKEKPSTNDYIKLNRILLVTTSRELQIQRAHERDLLKKNQINAILAAQISATESIKRTDDIIHNDSSLQNLCSSTIALHEKYLSLMPTTKNSLDDSTFLGYYLAFK
- a CDS encoding NUDIX domain-containing protein; the protein is MNSHFDGSDVKILQQQIVYQGHFQIKQLKVQFRLYNGEWSQPRLREVFERGEAVGVLLFDAQNDQLVLIEQFRVGIVNKAKSPWLIEIVAGVIDKDESVEQAARRETQEESGLEITNLFPICQYWVSPGGSSERIYLFCGQVNAKLAQGIHGVSEEGEDISLHVLKLKTAYSLLNQGKINNASTIIALQWLQHNEQIVRDVFLKKSE
- a CDS encoding TolC family outer membrane protein — its product is MIQLDLFIPKSARRLSICSKLVLGIYLPFASFTPVFAADLIDIYKAALNSDPIYQAAVSTRLSQREAIPQSVAVLLPNISAQANVSNNYQNISQLPTTGQPNGISNFQSQGYNISFRQPLINVNDWLAVKQANNTGKQADLTLAAAAQDLIFRVATAYFNVLSAQDTLRFAKAEKNADSKQLNQAQKRVQVGLDALTSVYEAKAAYDKSLATEISAENTLRNNQEALRQLTGQTYSSIKAFTKNIPLQNPQPNNIEQWIDAATQNNLKLMAARYGVEVARQKIKMQASGHLPSLSLIGNYGKTDTFNNVPNSLNNNGGTLGLELDVPLFAGGAVSSKTRQAQYDFQTVSANLDNTYRLLIVNTRQKYNDVLADISKIKAEQQAIKSAQLSLDSTEESYKAGTRTVVDILIAQQNLYDVKRTAANDQYNYLLDTLLLKQAAGSLKPDDLMLINKFLA